The following is a genomic window from Leptidea sinapis chromosome 1, ilLepSina1.1, whole genome shotgun sequence.
cttaaaatttaaaaaaaaatctttcgtgtagtattaaataataagaatacgCCTTAAATTAAAAGTGTGAAGATGATTAAAACGAAAAAATAGAAATGGCCTTATTTTTCAATTGAGGTCATGAGTACAGCAAGTAGAAAAGGTAGGCCAATCATTTtctaaccgattttgattgacaagtcgtaaactgTCAACCACGCTTGGTATTAGCTCcttaataatttgaatattaactCACAAGCTAACGCTCACAATGACTTTATCGGGCTCTCAGATCGAGAACATTTTGAAGCGAAGCGTTTATACGAACGTTTGGGCCGCTCGCGGCGACGGCTTTCTACTCGAGGTCAGCGTTAGATTTTAGCGTCACACGAGAGCGTCAGATTTAGGACCGTTACACGACATATTTAAGTATGCAGAGTGACAGCTGCCGCGCGCTCCCCAAAACCAACATGTAAAAAGTTttctgaaaattttaaaaacttatgtATTTGTGTTTAGAAGTATTTTGATGTAAAAGTTTTTTATAGTAATTGTTTTTGACTGTACTTGCTATATTttgggtataaaatataaaaaaaatgtaaatatgagCCATTTcatttatacacacacacactcacggcTTGATcacgtcggggtaggcagagacaacaaaATGTCACTTGCTTCTAACTTTACAtgcctcacgcgcttcctcgaCGATCATTACTCCtctcatacatgctcgccggttccggGTGCTTCGGAGCTTTCTTCATTACATCCCCGACGTGGTCGACGAATgtcctacgaggtctcccgcgaccggcttgctcacttttataatacattCTGTGTTTCGgttcaatttaaataatcaattcTTATAACCAGCAACATTTATTTAGTAGTAATAATACtagctgtatttttttttaataactatagtaacaaattaaaaaaggaaatatggcgttaatttttttgaaatatcaaGCCTTCTTTCTCAAGTTTTTCATTTCCCGCTTACTGTCTTCGTTTTCATTGTAGCTCAAGTCGAAAATGTCAGTAAAGAAGAGTGTGGTTTTGGAATGTCGACGTGGCTTGAATGGCAGCGGACATCGCAGAAGACAATTAACGTGGGGCATTCCGTGGACACTGATATTATGACGTCACTTCTACAGTATAGCGACGCTAAGAGATTCAACGCGCCGGCCTCAACACAGAATCCAAGTGAGTTGACTTACCACTTTATGTCCTCGAATATTAATAGGAATGCGGCAATACTGAGTAAATctcgtttatttaaaaatatattcaactagctactaaaaatatttaatatgccGACGACTTGATACTTCATGTCGTCAGCTTCACGTGTAAGTAGACCACCAGTTAAGGCTGAGGCTCTtttgtacaggaagccggctagattatgggtaccacaacggtgcatatttctgccgtgaaacagtaatgtgtaaacattactgtgtctcggtctgaagggcgccgtagctagtgaaattactgggcaaatgagacttaatatcttatgtctcaaagtgacgagcgcaattgtggtgccgctcagaatttttgagtttttcaagaagcctgagcggcactgcattgtactgggtggggcgtatcaattaccatcagctgagcgtcctgctcgtctcgtcccttattttcataaaaaaaagggaaaGACCAGTTATGTAaaagtacataaaatatattttatttgagatGGTATTATGCATACTGTAGGTAGTAGcacattttactaacatatagaactaaaatatttatttagttactaACAGATTTGGTTTTAATTTTGCCTTTTTGTGGGATGGTATTCAACTCTATTTTTTGTTTATCGGTAATGTTCCCTTTTTTTCGACTCTTTCTACTAAAGAATGTGTACGTGCTAGCCTTTCTTATTTCACGTTATTTTTCGGGGTCGGATAAAGATTTTGGATAAAAGCTGTTCAGTTAGGGACATGGAAATGATTACTAATGATGTGCAACAAGACATCTAAAATGTGACCacttcattttaaaaatgaagatTTGTATAtatccaataataataataaattcacgATGCTTTCTAAAAGCGCTGTACCAATTAGTACCAGGAGAATTTATTTGACTCTATATCTATTTTGTTCAATTACATACTTAATTCCTTAAAAACACTCACAGCAttcgattttatatttttaataaatatgctaGTGacaaatcaatttattatatacgaAGAACAAATTTCTGGGCGCAATAGTGGTGGATGTACTATCGACTGTGATTATTGTCGAGAAGTGAGAAAGTTGTGGCCAATTGTCCGTTGGACTGGCGACCAGAAAGTTGGGAGGGTATGAGACTTATTGGCGCGTTTGCTCTCAATgttctgccgctgaattccaccttcgcacgactcgccacaagttacgcctccttttctataacataaattcaCTTGATACAAAGCCATAACGAGGTTGAAAAAGTAAAGGTAGACTGGCAGTCGGTAGACATCTTTATACTTTCACTTTAAAGACACGcagattatattttgtataacaatATGTTGGAAGTATATTCGACAGTTCGCAATcgcattttcaatatttttcatttttataaattttttggtCCGAGAAAGTTCGAAAATTCGAACATCATCAATACTACGTATCATATAGGAAACtgagaatgaaattttaacCCGAACCCCCGTAGATAATGCCCCGTTATTTGCCTTTGTACCGCAAGCCACGTTATGTTCATCCACGCAACAAAAAGTAAAGCAGCTAATTATTTCCTTAATTTGTGTAATGCCACGATATGTAAATTATAAGGTTTTATTCTGATTACACAAAAATgtcaaatgattttatatttttagcattCAATACTCAAGACTTAGCCGCTCAAGATGTGCAAAAACAGTCCCCAATTAAATCGAAGCAAACTAGAAAAAGACAAAGGCTACCTTTGATTAAATCACCTGGTAAAAAAGACGGAGACATCAGAGCCCTGTTTAGTACTGCTACTAAATCTACCaagaattatacaaaattattaaatgatttaGGTATTCAAAATGATGGAAAAATACCTacaaacattataaatttaCTTGTTGATCTTAATTTTGAAAGCACGAATTTTACTAGACAATGTTTAATATGTGCTACCATTTGTGATtgtcaattattaaaaaatatacaaaagaaaCATGAACACAAAACATCTGTTGTTAATGGGAAAACATTAAAACTACCAGATTTAAATCTAATCGACGACATTAGTATCGAATCAATTTTAAATGTAGGCAAAGTGAAATCACCGGaatataattcatttattaatgacGTAGAGATCAAAAGTCCTGTTTTTCaatgtaaattaaatcaaagtagtaattttgatcttgaatttgattttgaagaGTCCGACGAATCTTCCAAAGCAATTACAGAAAGTATAACGAAAATTGAAAGCAATActgttgaaaataattttgatattggTGATATCGAAGACATATTTGCTAATAGTAGCCCTGAACAAAATCTAGAAAAAGAAACAGTAGTGAAAAAGTCTGAAGATCCAAAGGAAACATTAGGTTTCTTTGGTCTTAATAGTATAGATGATATATTCGCTGATTCTGTTGATAATATTAACGTTAAGGTTAATAATGTACCCGATATAcctaaaatagataataaagatttaacTGCCGATAGAAAGCGTTCACAGCTATTAAATGAACAGAGTCAAGCAaatgttgtaaataaaaatcCTCCAATAATAAAAAGTCCGTCAATATTATCGGGAAATATAAGACTTGACACCGAAGTACCTACATCTCCAATACTTTCTAGTCAGCCTCGTAAATTTGTTCTAAGTACTAAAAAGAAATCTATGCAATGTTCTACACCAGTTAGTTGCGTTAAAAGGAAGCTATCTATGGAACCCGAAGTATTGCAACTAATAAATAAGTCAGAAGATATATCAAACAAATGTATTGAAACAAAAACCAATATCAGTAATAATAGAAGTATGTTCACAATAACACAACTTGTTGAAATGATAAATAAGAGTAATAACGATAGTAATATTAAGAATGATATGATTGTAAATAATGAAGCTGAAGCTGTAGAAAGATGTGGTTCACCGGTAATTTTAACGCAAGCAGAGAAGAAATTTAGAAGCAGTAGTTGCcacatagataataataattctcaATATAGGAAACACGACAGTCTTATTATTTTGGACAGCGACAGTGATGATAATACTCAACCATACAATGCTCACATATCTGAACAAATAAACGAATTGAGTGAGTTGAATAATGTTAAATCGTTAAGTCCAAACTACAAAAGAAAATTGGAAGACGATGACAAAATAGCGGCCTCGCCTTACTTCCCTAAAAGGCAAAAACTTGAAGAAAGTAATAAGAAATCATTAACATTGCAAGAAAAAGTTTTGGCTGCGCTGTCGTCTAATAAGTTTAACGAACcgtttgaaaaaaacaaaagagaTACAAATTGTATGTTTTTCTCGCAGAAAGAAAATAAGAATCCGTTAAATTGTGTATACAAAAAGAATAACAGTGATGATGAGAGCAAAAGCCGTTTGGAGGTCTTACAGGCGTTCCGTCGAGACTCAAAACCTAAtactaaatctaaaaataaaagtttcaataaaaacaatagtTTGTTGATAAACAAAAGTTTTGATGACAGCGATGACGACTTTGTAACAAGTCAACACAACTTCAGAAGTGGGATATGCACAAACGGCGCAGTGAGAAGTAAACGCAAAACCAATCATAAAGTGAGAAAAGTaagtacattatttatattaggaagactccgtttttttttaatttcgtttagtaataaattaatgCCAAAACAATCTCAAAGGATCGCAATAAAGGCATCCATGCATTGCGACAACAATCTACATCTTGGAGAGTCGGATTTTTAAGTTTTGAATTTAGTGACACTGCTCAATAGTCGTGCGAGTGACTATAGCGGTTTCGATTTTATTAAATCCACAGTCGCTTGCTTTAAGTTCTAGTCAGAGACCAATTTgagttaaaaaaagaattttttaaatgcaGTCAAAGCATTTAGCATATAAGCGGCCTATCCTACTTAAACCTTAAAATGtcgcaaaatattaaatttttaggaCTCTGTGTCTCTTTTCAGATCTTTGTTGATCTATACTTAATCACTTGGTTATAACAAGGCCCAACCTCCAGATGAAATTTAAGAAAGCGTTATAACAATTGCTTTGActaatttatcttaatataaatcaGGATTTCAAataaatgtcataaaagtataaataagtattaacacAATTTGCTTGTATAATAGTGATATGATATACGCTAAagctgtaatatattatatacatctaTTTACTAGACAAGggtattcaaattaatatattttagtcaaaataggatttgaaatcCATTTATTGAACGTACATGTGGCctcattgtttaataatatttcctcAAGGTGGCCGCTTATCCCATGGTCGGTGTGGTATaatcaaaagtaatttattatattaatagtagGTAACTTTACTATataaacacatttgttttgtacattttctggggtcATGTTGTAAAAACCCATACTTCGCGTAACAATAGACTTGTGCGTACATACATTACATCAGAgggaacaataaataatatgttaatgtctttaaaaatttttatgattctttaggacttaGGTTACAAATCGACAGCATAAAGATCGTAGTAATATCGGCAGCTGCATTATTTCCCcataattatatgtaatataaatgcCACAGGAAATAaaactgtgaaaataactaaagttaagtagtcgcgccgtatctctTTCAGTTatttgtctaatctttttagcCGCGTATGCTTCAAACTAAGGTTAAGATCTAAAGAGCGTACTTAGATTTTGGTCAGACCTAACTTACCTAAAACTTAGTTGAGTGTGACAACTTGACTTTGCATTTTTTTGTCTTAACTTAAGCTGAGTATAATTTCAGCCAAGTTTTACGTCAGTAAAGTCTTAGCAAAGTCTCTGTACTCGTAGATTACAGTGTCAGACTTAATAGACAATccttcaatatattaatataatatgttttatttgatCATTGTACAGAAAACCAAAGCGTCAGAATTCCTGGATCTAGAAGCGGAGCTATCCTCGTCAGCGAGCGGTGATGAGCTGAGCGATACAAGCGCGGGGAGTCTTGTGGAGTTCATATGCGATGATGATAATGACGTCACTGTTGATAACCACGTGGACATGCGCGCGCACTACATGCAGTCCGTCAAGttcgtataattttaaatacctgTTCTGGACACTATATAAATTGATTGGgttggataatttatacttgTAGACAATCGTCATACACAGGCCAAGTTTTGTTACTAAGTTAccaagtgtgcgtgacaagctacatcttacactcgcgatcaaaatagaggttaacagtcaacctcaacttttttcaacgttttcgcACGTATCAGTCTAATCTagtcgtataaatgatctaagtacaTTGGAAATATAACCCTGGTGTCGGCTTAATTTCATGGAAATTACTGTTTCAAAGGGAAATGAGGGTAGTTACGTGTAATgtcctattatattatatatatgttttatagaattttttgtATGGATGGCAATTTTTCTGCCTTTAATTTGTCacataacttttgtattatagGAGCCCGATGAAAGGCATGTTCAAGATTCCTGAACTGCCCAAGAAGTTCGATAAAGCTGAGGTTTTCTCGCAGTTTGTGGAAGAAGAAGATGCTTACGAAATGGtgagattattatattttctattatatagGTGACTTGCTT
Proteins encoded in this region:
- the LOC126968354 gene encoding Fanconi anemia group M protein isoform X2 gives rise to the protein MDTTINRINDCVFDDDEIFDDSTLLANLERSGFMSNNNDINEKSLLNVSALCCDEELSGYDKLTGKTWIYPTNYPVRDYQFNIIQAAILKNTLVSLPTGLGKTFIAAVIMYNFYRWYPLGKIVFTAPTRPLVAQQIEACYNIVALPPKDTIEMTGHMQVSTRKVHWQTKRVFFATPQVIYNDIKSGICPSDRLRCLVIDEAHRARGNYAYCQIVSTLSEMGHKTYRLLALSATPGSKVDDVVNVVKNLNIAHLELRTEICIDVAPYSHSRKINTVVIKLGPELSQLRQQYVEILDGYARRLKQLNILPYNLGNLSKGRVVMLYKEYQTKDRGARHPQHNMIMRDFMLLIALYHGLELLIKHGSRVFLNFFDEHPEKTWIQSDDALTALLERLRDDLGINPLSLNRSILPDGSIPEIPKSISFGHPKFDKLKEIMLNHFNRAKQNGQETKAIVFCEYRESVNLVHCLLLQCRPLIVPQMFVGQGASGKEGKAVVSQKQQLRVMRNFRAGACNALVCTCVAEEGLDIGSVELIVCFDISTSSPVRLVQRCGRTGRERDGQVFILVTEGREHQTLMDCMRQRDGLNKKILHSQEVNNNLYKGNPRMIPREFMPQCRKMHITVKTVDGNEKKQEKAKKGQKDLRSMLGRKSSSSSSISLKDFEIGDFISETEFNDIYPNGFRDTNRRSDPIEYWKMNKAQVENVSKEECGFGMSTWLEWQRTSQKTINVGHSVDTDIMTSLLQYSDAKRFNAPASTQNPTFNTQDLAAQDVQKQSPIKSKQTRKRQRLPLIKSPGKKDGDIRALFSTATKSTKNYTKLLNDLGIQNDGKIPTNIINLLVDLNFESTNFTRQCLICATICDCQLLKNIQKKHEHKTSVVNGKTLKLPDLNLIDDISIESILNVGKVKSPEYNSFINDVEIKSPVFQCKLNQSSNFDLEFDFEESDESSKAITESITKIESNTVENNFDIGDIEDIFANSSPEQNLEKETVVKKSEDPKETLGFFGLNSIDDIFADSVDNINVKVNNVPDIPKIDNKDLTADRKRSQLLNEQSQANVVNKNPPIIKSPSILSGNIRLDTEVPTSPILSSQPRKFVLSTKKKSMQCSTPVSCVKRKLSMEPEVLQLINKSEDISNKCIETKTNISNNRSMFTITQLVEMINKSNNDSNIKNDMIVNNEAEAVERCGSPVILTQAEKKFRSSSCHIDNNNSQYRKHDSLIILDSDSDDNTQPYNAHISEQINELSELNNVKSLSPNYKRKLEDDDKIAASPYFPKRQKLEESNKKSLTLQEKVLAALSSNKFNEPFEKNKRDTNCMFFSQKENKNPLNCVYKKNNSDDESKSRLEVLQAFRRDSKPNTKSKNKSFNKNNSLLINKSFDDSDDDFVTSQHNFRSGICTNGAVRSKRKTNHKVRKKTKASEFLDLEAELSSSASGDELSDTSAGSLVEFICDDDNDVTVDNHVDMRAHYMQSVKSPMKGMFKIPELPKKFDKAEVFSQFVEEEDAYEMFLCGLAHRADPSPRNVRS
- the LOC126968354 gene encoding Fanconi anemia group M protein isoform X1, with the translated sequence MDTTINRINDCVFDDDEIFDDSTLLANLERSGFMSNNNDINEKSLLNVSALCCDEELSGYDKLTGKTWIYPTNYPVRDYQFNIIQAAILKNTLVSLPTGLGKTFIAAVIMYNFYRWYPLGKIVFTAPTRPLVAQQIEACYNIVALPPKDTIEMTGHMQVSTRKVHWQTKRVFFATPQVIYNDIKSGICPSDRLRCLVIDEAHRARGNYAYCQIVSTLSEMGHKTYRLLALSATPGSKVDDVVNVVKNLNIAHLELRTEICIDVAPYSHSRKINTVVIKLGPELSQLRQQYVEILDGYARRLKQLNILPYNLGNLSKGRVVMLYKEYQTKDRGARHPQHNMIMRDFMLLIALYHGLELLIKHGSRVFLNFFDEHPEKTWIQSDDALTALLERLRDDLGINPLSLNRSILPDGSIPEIPKSISFGHPKFDKLKEIMLNHFNRAKQNGQETKAIVFCEYRESVNLVHCLLLQCRPLIVPQMFVGQGASGKEGKAVVSQKQQLRVMRNFRAGACNALVCTCVAEEGLDIGSVELIVCFDISTSSPVRLVQRCGRTGRERDGQVFILVTEGREHQTLMDCMRQRDGLNKKILHSQEVNNNLYKGNPRMIPREFMPQCRKMHITVKTVDGNEKKQEKAKKGQKDLRSMLGRKSSSSSSISLKDFEIGDFISETEFNDIYPNGFRDTNRRSDPIEYWKMNKAQVENVSKEECGFGMSTWLEWQRTSQKTINVGHSVDTDIMTSLLQYSDAKRFNAPASTQNPTFNTQDLAAQDVQKQSPIKSKQTRKRQRLPLIKSPGKKDGDIRALFSTATKSTKNYTKLLNDLGIQNDGKIPTNIINLLVDLNFESTNFTRQCLICATICDCQLLKNIQKKHEHKTSVVNGKTLKLPDLNLIDDISIESILNVGKVKSPEYNSFINDVEIKSPVFQCKLNQSSNFDLEFDFEESDESSKAITESITKIESNTVENNFDIGDIEDIFANSSPEQNLEKETVVKKSEDPKETLGFFGLNSIDDIFADSVDNINVKVNNVPDIPKIDNKDLTADRKRSQLLNEQSQANVVNKNPPIIKSPSILSGNIRLDTEVPTSPILSSQPRKFVLSTKKKSMQCSTPVSCVKRKLSMEPEVLQLINKSEDISNKCIETKTNISNNRSMFTITQLVEMINKSNNDSNIKNDMIVNNEAEAVERCGSPVILTQAEKKFRSSSCHIDNNNSQYRKHDSLIILDSDSDDNTQPYNAHISEQINELSELNNVKSLSPNYKRKLEDDDKIAASPYFPKRQKLEESNKKSLTLQEKVLAALSSNKFNEPFEKNKRDTNCMFFSQKENKNPLNCVYKKNNSDDESKSRLEVLQAFRRDSKPNTKSKNKSFNKNNSLLINKSFDDSDDDFVTSQHNFRSGICTNGAVRSKRKTNHKVRKKTKASEFLDLEAELSSSASGDELSDTSAGSLVEFICDDDNDVTVDNHVDMRAHYMQSVKSPMKGMFKIPELPKKFDKAEVFSQFVEEEDAYEMDSFCVDSHIGLTQVHEMSDLEVAELVLENKRRKRANNKVNYESDVNNESVVVKRRPRVRRRIHSDSDESS